A region of the Candidatus Kryptobacter tengchongensis genome:
TTAAAGCATCATCAAAAATTTTCATCAAACCCTGTGAAATATATTGATTCCCAAGCCCAGCTCCTTGAACCTGAGGGAATCTGCTAATTGACTGATTTAACCTGCTTTTTATGTAAGGTATATTCCCGCCGATCTTTTTTATAATTGAATTCACAAGCCCTGTCTCATCATCTATCAAAGCAAGAAGAAGATGCTCAGGTTCAATAGCTTGATGACTTCTTTCAGCTGCGATTTGCATCGCTTTCTGAATTGCATCTTGAGATTTTATCGTGAATTTATTCCAATTCATACCAGCTATCACCTCCCTAATTTAATTTTTGACAAAAAAGGCGAGGTTTTTAAACCTCGCCTTGTGAAAAAGCATTTCTCAACCCATGATTTTAATTTTTATCTTTCTTATCCTTATCATCAACTATCTCATAATCCGCATCTTTAACATCCTTCTTTGTCTCCGACTCTTGAGAACCACCACTTGCATAACCAGTTCCGTAACCTGTTCCTGATGTTGCATGTTGATAGAGATAGTTTGAAGCTTCATTCCAAGCCCTTGTTAAGTCATCAATCCCAGCTCGTATATCAGCAATAGGTGCTCCTGTTTTTATCATATCTTCAAGCTTGTTCGCCTTCATTTCAACCTTGCTCCTCAAATCAGATGGAAGTTTATCTCCAATTTCACGGAGCTGTTTGCGAGTTGTGTAAACAAGATTGTCAGCTTGATTTCTAAGTTCAGCCTCTTCACGTTTTCTTCTATCTTCTTCGGCGTGCTCTTGCGCTTCACGTTTCATCCTTTCAATTTCTTCTTTAGTCAATCCACTTGACGCAGTTATCCTTATGCTTTGTTCTCTACCCGTTGCCTTATCTTTTGCGGTAACATGAAGAATTCCATTAGCATCAATATCAAAAGTAACTTCAATCTGTGGAACACCTCTTGGTGCTGGTGGTATGCCATCAAGTATGAACCTTCCGAGCGTCCTATTATCTTTAGCCATAGGTCTTTCTCCCTGCAAGACATGTATCTCAACTGATGTCTGATTATCAGCTGCAGTTGTAAATATCTCCGTTTTTCTCGTTGGGATCGTTGTATTAGCAGGTATCAAAACGGTCATAACTCCGCCAAGCGTCTCAACCCCAAGCGAAAGTGGTGTCACATCAAGCAAGAGAATATCTTTTTCTTCTCCAGCGAGAACAGCTGCTTGAATAGCTGCACCAATTGCAACCGCTTCATCTGGGTTAACACTCTTATTCGGTTCTTTTCTGAAGAACTCACGAACAATTTGCTGAACTTTTGGTATTCTCGTTGAACCACCAACAAGAATCACTTCGTCAATATCATCAACTGTTAATTTTGCTCTTCTCAAAGCTTCTTCACACGGTGGTATAAGTTTTTGCAACAGGTCATCTATCAGCGACTCAAATTTTGCTCTCGTCAGCGTCATTTGTAAATGCTTTGGTCCAGTATTTGTAGCGGTGATAAATGGAAGATTGATTTCTGTTTCAAGTCGGCTTGAAAGCTCTATTTTCGCTCTTTCAGCAGCTTCCTTCAACCTTTGCAATGCTATCGGATCCTTGCGCAAATCCACACCTTCCTGCCTCAAAAATTCCTCTGCTATCCAATCAATTATCCTCTGATCAAAATCATCCCCACCAAGGTGAGTATCTCCACTTGTTCCTTTAACTTCAAAAACGCCTTCACCAATTTCAAGAATTGATATATCAAAAGTTCCACCACCAAGATCAAAAACAGCAATTTTCATCTGTTTGCCCTTTTTATCAAGACCAAAAGCAAGTGAGGCAGCAGTAGGTTCATTAATTATTCTCCTTACATTCAAGCCCGCAATTTCACCTGCTTCCTTTGTCGCCTGACGCTGTGCATCGTTAAAGTAAGCTGGAACAGTTATAACCGCATCGGTTATCTTCTCACCAAGATAAGCCTCAGCATCTTGTTTCAACTTTTGTAAAATCATCGCTGAAATTTCAGGCGGTGAATAAACCCTATCCCCTATTTGAACCCTTGCTGTATTATTCGGACCACGAACAACTTTATATGGAACTCTTCTTGCCTCCTCAATTACTTCATCATAAAACCTCCCCATAAATCTTTTTATTGAATAAATCGTATTCTCTGGGTTTGTGATCGCCTGTCTCTTTGCTGGATGTCCAACTAATCTCTCCCCCGTCTTCGTAA
Encoded here:
- a CDS encoding molecular chaperone DnaK is translated as MGKIVGIDLGTTNSVVAVKMGNDVVVIPTSEGPRTLPSVVAFTKTGERLVGHPAKRQAITNPENTIYSIKRFMGRFYDEVIEEARRVPYKVVRGPNNTARVQIGDRVYSPPEISAMILQKLKQDAEAYLGEKITDAVITVPAYFNDAQRQATKEAGEIAGLNVRRIINEPTAASLAFGLDKKGKQMKIAVFDLGGGTFDISILEIGEGVFEVKGTSGDTHLGGDDFDQRIIDWIAEEFLRQEGVDLRKDPIALQRLKEAAERAKIELSSRLETEINLPFITATNTGPKHLQMTLTRAKFESLIDDLLQKLIPPCEEALRRAKLTVDDIDEVILVGGSTRIPKVQQIVREFFRKEPNKSVNPDEAVAIGAAIQAAVLAGEEKDILLLDVTPLSLGVETLGGVMTVLIPANTTIPTRKTEIFTTAADNQTSVEIHVLQGERPMAKDNRTLGRFILDGIPPAPRGVPQIEVTFDIDANGILHVTAKDKATGREQSIRITASSGLTKEEIERMKREAQEHAEEDRRKREEAELRNQADNLVYTTRKQLREIGDKLPSDLRSKVEMKANKLEDMIKTGAPIADIRAGIDDLTRAWNEASNYLYQHATSGTGYGTGYASGGSQESETKKDVKDADYEIVDDKDKKDKN